One stretch of Pseudomonas fragi DNA includes these proteins:
- the pyrF gene encoding orotidine-5'-phosphate decarboxylase codes for MSDCQTPIIVALDFPTRDAALKLADQLDPKLCRVKVGKELFTSCASEIVGTLRDKGFEVFLDLKFHDIPNTTAMAVKAAAEMGVWMVNVHCSGGLRMMAACREVLDKRTGPQPLLIGVTVLTSMEREDLAGIGLDIEPQEQVLRLAALAEKAGMDGLVCSALEAQALKAAHPSLQLVTPGIRPAGSAQDDQRRILTPRQALDAGSDYLVIGRPISQAADPAKALAAVVAELA; via the coding sequence TGGATTTCCCAACGCGTGACGCCGCATTGAAACTGGCTGATCAATTGGACCCCAAGCTGTGCCGCGTCAAGGTGGGCAAAGAGCTGTTCACCAGCTGTGCTTCGGAAATTGTCGGCACTTTGCGTGACAAGGGTTTTGAAGTGTTCCTGGACCTGAAGTTCCACGATATCCCCAATACCACGGCAATGGCGGTCAAGGCCGCTGCCGAAATGGGCGTATGGATGGTGAACGTTCACTGTTCCGGCGGCTTGCGCATGATGGCCGCTTGCCGTGAAGTGCTCGACAAGCGTACCGGCCCGCAGCCGTTGTTGATTGGCGTGACCGTGCTGACCAGCATGGAGCGCGAAGACCTGGCCGGTATCGGTCTGGATATCGAGCCTCAGGAGCAGGTGCTGCGCCTGGCAGCCTTGGCCGAAAAGGCCGGAATGGACGGCCTGGTGTGTTCGGCTCTGGAAGCGCAAGCGCTGAAAGCTGCGCACCCGAGCCTGCAGTTGGTGACGCCGGGGATTCGTCCTGCGGGCAGTGCGCAGGATGATCAACGCCGTATCCTGACCCCTCGCCAGGCACTGGATGCCGGTTCTGACTATCTGGTGATCGGTCGCCCGATCAGTCAGGCAGCCGACCCTGCCAAGGCACTCGCTGCTGTGGTCGCTGAACTGGCTTAA
- a CDS encoding NADP-dependent oxidoreductase produces MTDQTNRQFLLSKRPVGAATRDTFTFQRVPVVQPEKGQILVKNEYLSLDPAMRGWMNEGKSYIPPVALGDVMRALGVGKVIASAHPGFAVGDYVNGALGVQDYFTGEPRGFYKVDPKLVPLPVYLSALGMTGMTAYFALLDVGAPKAGDTVVISGAAGAVGSIAGQIAKLKGCRVVGIAGGEEKCARLVEEFGFDGTIDYKSEDVLAGLKRECPKGVDVFFDNVGGDILDAVLSRLNFKARVIICGAISQYNNKEAVKGPANYLSLLVNRARMEGFVVMDYADRYAAAGQEMAGWLLKGQLKSKEHIVEDLESFPESLAKLFSGENHGKLVLKV; encoded by the coding sequence ACCCGCGACACCTTCACCTTCCAGCGAGTGCCCGTGGTACAGCCCGAGAAGGGGCAGATCCTGGTCAAAAACGAATACCTGTCCCTTGACCCGGCCATGCGTGGCTGGATGAACGAGGGCAAGTCCTATATACCGCCGGTTGCGCTGGGCGATGTGATGCGCGCCCTCGGTGTGGGCAAGGTCATCGCCTCGGCACACCCGGGCTTTGCCGTCGGGGATTACGTCAACGGTGCCCTGGGCGTGCAGGATTACTTCACAGGCGAACCACGGGGTTTCTACAAGGTCGACCCGAAACTGGTACCGCTGCCGGTGTATTTGTCCGCACTGGGCATGACCGGCATGACCGCCTACTTCGCATTGCTGGATGTCGGCGCACCCAAAGCAGGAGACACCGTGGTGATCTCCGGCGCAGCGGGGGCTGTTGGCAGCATTGCCGGGCAAATTGCCAAGTTGAAGGGCTGCCGCGTAGTGGGCATCGCCGGTGGCGAGGAAAAATGCGCGCGACTGGTCGAGGAGTTTGGCTTCGACGGCACCATCGACTACAAGAGCGAAGATGTACTCGCAGGCCTCAAACGCGAATGCCCTAAAGGCGTTGATGTGTTTTTCGACAATGTGGGCGGCGATATTCTCGATGCAGTCCTCAGCCGCCTGAATTTCAAGGCGCGGGTCATCATCTGCGGCGCCATCAGCCAGTACAACAACAAGGAAGCCGTGAAAGGCCCGGCCAACTACTTGTCACTGCTGGTCAATCGCGCGCGTATGGAAGGCTTTGTGGTGATGGACTACGCCGATCGCTATGCCGCGGCCGGGCAGGAGATGGCGGGCTGGCTGCTCAAGGGCCAGTTGAAAAGCAAGGAGCATATTGTTGAAGACCTGGAAAGCTTCCCGGAGAGCCTGGCGAAGCTGTTCAGCGGGGAAAATCACGGCAAGCTGGTGTTGAAGGTCTGA